Genomic DNA from Haloplanus aerogenes:
CCTACAACGCCGGCGCCCGGATGGCACAGCGCCGCCTCCGGAACGCCATCGAAGCCGAGGTCGATCCGGCGGTCCTCGACGACCTCGTCTCGGTGGACGATCCCCCGGCGCCGAAACTCCTCGTGAGCGCCGTCGACGCGACGGACGGCACGTTCGAGATATTCACGGATCGACCGGCGGAGGCGGCCGACGACCTCGATCCCGCGACGGCGTGGCTCGAAGAGCGCCCGAAACCCCTCTCCGTCGACGCCGTCCTCGCCTCCGCGTCGGTGCCGACCATCTTCGAGGGAATCCGGATGGCGGACGAACCCGGCGGCCCGACCCACGAGTACTGGGACGGCCTCTTCTCGCAGAATCCGCCGATTCGGAACCTGCTCGACGGGCCGGACCGCGCGGCAGGCAAACCGGACGAGATCTGGCTGGTCCGCATCAACCCGCGGGTCCAGCGCGGCGACCTCTCGACGCTGGCCGAGATCGCCGACCGGCGCAACGAACTCGCGGGGAGCCTGTCGCTCGCGCAGGAACTCCACTTCGTCGATCAGGTCAACGACTGGATCGACGACGGCGTCCTCCCGCAGGACCGGTACAAGCCCGTCACGGTCCGCGAAATCGCTCTCGACGAGTCGCAACTCGACGGCGACCGCCCCCTCCGCACCGCGTCCAAACTCAACCGTCGATCGGGGTTCATCGAGGACCTGATGGCTCTCGGAGCGCGGCAGGCCGACGAATTCCTCGACGATCCCGCCGCGCACCGTCTGCTGGGGCCGGCGTAGTCGACGACAACCCCTATATTCCGCGACCGCCTGCCCCCGACGTGGACTGTCACGTGCGCTACGCGGGCGACGACGACCCCGACAAGTGTACGGCCCGCAAACTCGCCCGGTTCGACCTCGTCGAGTTACACCGCTCGGACCGGGCGACGCCGTACGGGGTCGTGCTCAATCCTCACGCGGAGCAAGCGCTGTCGCCGGCCGATGCGGCGGACACGGAGACGCTCGTCGCCCTCGACTGCTCGTGGGAGTCGGCCGGCGAGGCGCGATTCTCCCTCCCGGGCAACCACCGCGCGCTCCCGTACCTCGTTGCCGCCAACCCCGTCAACTTCGGGAAGCCGTTCCGCCTGACGACGGTCGAGGCACTGGCCGCGGGGCTGGTCATCCTCGGTCACCGCCCCCATGCCGAACGCCTCCTCTCGAAGTTCACGTGGGGCGAGACGTTCCTCGACCTCAACGACGAACCCTTGCGGCGGTACGCCGCCTGCGACGATTCGGCGGACGTGGTGGCGGTGCAGGGCGAGTATCTGGACCGCTAGCGGGCCAAGCGTTGATAGGACCTCGTTCCGAAGCCGTACGTATGCGACCTCGACGATTGGTCCCCGTCGCGCTCGCGATTGCCGGTCTCGTGGCTATCGTGATCGGCATCCACCAGGGGCTCGTCCACGTGGCACCGGGATACGACGGAACCATCACGACCGGCTGGGGCGGCGACCTCAACCACGAGGAGCGACTGCTCGCTCGCCTCGCCCTCGTCGGCGTCGTGGGGGCGGTCGCCGCCCGCCGGTGGCGACGCCTCGCCGTCGTCCCCGCGGCGACGGGCGGTGTCGTCCTGTTCTACGCGCTCCGGGCCGCACTCCACTACGCCCTCGATCCGGGCCTCTACGTCGAGGTGTCGGCGTACGGCGGGCCGACCAGACTCGTCCTCGGCGCCGAACCGTTCCTGCTCGTCGCCGGCGGTGCGCTTCTCGTCGGCGCCGCCGTCGTCGAGTGGCGCGCTCGCCCCGACGACGCCGACGGCGGGGCGTCCGCTCCCACGCCGTCGGTGCGGTAGTCGACTCGGCGGTCACGGCGGCGTGTGACGGGCGCACACGCTCGCATCGGCGCGAACGGACGCCCTTTTATCTGCGCGTGTCGAAGCGCCGACAATGATTTTCGAAGGCCTGCCGACCACGCCATGGTCGGAGGAACTCATCGACAAGGCGTTCTCGCGGGCCGCGCGCTCCGGCCGTGCGAAGTCGGGGGTGGAAGCCCAGCAGTCTATGCTGCAGACGGCGGGAAACATCCTCTCGGACAATCTGGAGAACGTGGTGACGGAGTGGCCGGATTTCGGCGTCGTCGACCCGTTCTATCGCGAACTCGCGGACGCGGTGTTGCGGCGGGAGATGGGAACCAGAATCGCCGACGACGGCTCCGAACAGGTGGGCATCGACGCCCTCCGCGCCAGCCTCTCGGAGGTGACGTGGGCGAGCCGGCAGGTCGAGGAGATTCAGCGCGAGTACAACCGGAAACTCCGAAAGACCGACGCCGAGACGGCCCGAAAGCATCGCAAGCAGGCGTTCGCGCGGATGGCGGACGTGGTCGAGGAAGTTGCCGACGACCTCCGGCGGATCGGGGAGGCACGCGACGCCCTTCGTGACCTGCCCGACATCCGCCCGGACGAACCGACCATCGTCGTCGCGGGTTACCCCAACGTCGGCAAGTCGTCGTTCGTGAACGCGGTCACCCGCGCCGACAACGAGATCGCGCGCTACCCGTTCACCACCCGCGGCATCCAGATCGGTCACTTCGAGCGCGACCACATCCGCTACCAGATCATCGACACGCCGGGCCTGCTGGACCGCCCCGAGGCGGAACGCAACGACATCGAGAGTCAGGCAGTGAGCGCGCTGGCCCACCTCGCGGACGCCGTCCTCTTCGTCGTCGACGCCAGCGAGTCGTGTGGCTACCCCCTAGAGGCGCAACTCGACCTGCGCGACGCGGTCGTCGACCGTTTCGACGCGCCCGTCCTCACGGTCTGTAACAAGAGCGACCGCTCCCGGGATGTCGAGGCCGACGCGTACATGAGCATCAGCGAGGGTGAGAACGTCGACGACGTGCTGGATCTGGCGGTCGAGACGGTCGACTGGGAACCCGACCTCCCGTCGCGCTAGCGGGCCGAATACGTCACGTCGACGGTAGTGGTCACCGAGACGGGCGCGGGTTGGAGGACCGTCCCGCCCGCGGCGTCCTCGAACCGGGTGGCGGGGTAGGGCGTGAAGTCGGCGCCGGTGGTGACGTGCTGGACGCCGACCACCGAGAGGTCGGCGGCGGCCGCGAGGCCGTCCGCGTCGGTGCGGGCCGAGGCCATTGCGCGGTCGAGCGCCGTCGCTCGGAGGTCCGCCCGGCGTTCGTCGCTCAGCGTGAAGTGGACGCCGTCGATGCGCGTCGCTCCCGCGCCGACGGCGAGGTCGATGATTTCGCCGGCGCGGGCGGGCGTCGCCTCGACGGCCAGCGAGTGGACCGCACGGTAGCCGACGACGCGGCGGTCGCCGTCGGTGAAGTCGTACTCCGGTGCGATACCGAACCCGGTCGTGGTCACGTTCGCGTCGGGGATGTTCGCGTTCGCGAGCGCCGTTCGGACGCTCTCGACGTCACGGGCTACCTGCGCGCGGGCGCCGTCCGCGCTGTCGGCCGTCGTCTCGACGGCAACGCTCACGACCGCGCGGTCGGGATCCGCCGTTGCCGACCCGGTGGCCGACACCGAGATGGTCGAACTACTATCGGCGTCGCTCGCGCCGGTCTGGAGCGGGGCGGTACAGCCGGCGAGGAGGACGACGGCAACGAGTGTCAGGACAATCACACGTTTCATAGGTGAGAGAGGGCGGCGAGCGATATGAACTAGTACGTCTGCCGGGCGATAGCAGGGTACGAGGCATCTATTCTCGCTCCTGCCCGTGCCGTCGCCGCGGGATCGACTGGCGTTTGCCCGCGGGGACCATGACCTGTACGAGTCGCACGGGCGGATACCCATCCGCGCGGGCAAATAGCCTGCCCTCACACCTCCCGCAGTCGCACCAGAATCGGCATCGCCTCGATTCGCTCGTCGTCGAGGGCGTTCCAGTCGATACCCGAGGGCTTGGATCCGCCGACGCTCCGGACCACCCGCTCCGGCGTCACGACCAGATCCATCGGCACGTCGTGCGCCGCGGGCGACGGCACGTCCGCCACGACCTGTCGCTCGTGGACGGTCGTCGCCGTCGTCGTTCCATCGTCCACGAGGTCGAATCCGCGGAGGACCGCGAACTCCAGATCGCTGTACCCCTCACCCTTGCCGACGCGAGCGCCGACCTCGTTCACGGCGACGCTCCCGCTGACGATCAGGTCGATCCGCGCCATCTCCTCGGGGTCGACAGGCGTGCCGTACTCGTCGATGCCGCTGACCGTCGTCGCGGCGTCATAGTCGTCGATTGCGTCGGGGTCGAGCCGACGGAACGGGTGTTCGTCGCGCAGACGTGGCACGGCCACGTACACCGTCTTGCCCGCCCGGAGTGCGGCGCGCCGCACCGGGAGTTGCGGCGCGTCGGGGTTCGATTTGACCGTGTCCGCGGCCTGCCACTCCGCCGTCGCTGTGAGGCGGCCGGCCGCCTCGCTCGCCCCCGCGAAGTTCGGGATACGGCCGTGGGGTGGGAAGGGAAAGCGTGCCTCGCCGCTCTCCTCCAGATCGTCCCACACCCGCTCCCGGAGCGCCTGTTTGTCCATGGAGTCAGTCGCGGCCGGCGGCACATATACCTCGGTCCCGACACGCCGAGTTTAAACGACGCAGCCGTCTATCACACCTATGTTCGAGGATCGCCCGGACCGCGACGAAGTCGTCCTCGTCGGCCGGTCGAACGTGGGCAAGTCGACGCTGATGCGGGAGTTGACGGGCTACTCGGTCTCCACCGGCCGCAAGCCAGGCGTGACCCGCCAGCCCAACCACTTCGACTGGGTGTCGGAGAACTTCATGTTCACCGACCTCCCCGGCTTCGGGTTCATGTCCGGCGTCCCCGAGGAGCAACGCGAGCAGATCAAGACGGACGTGGTGCGGTACATCGAGGCCAACGCCGACGACATCCTCGCCGGCGTCCTCGTCGTCGACGGCAAGAGCGTCATCGACATCATCGACCGCCACAGCGGCGAGGACGAGATTCCACACGACGTGGAACTGTTTCACTTCCTTCGGGAACTGGAGATTCCGACCGTCGTCGCCGTCAACAAGATGGACAAGGTGGACGACCGGGACGAACGGTTGGACGACCTGTGTGATCGGTTGGGAATCCTCCCGCCGTGGCAACAGTGGCAGGACACCATCGCCCCCATCTGTGCCAAGCGCGGCGACATCGACGCCCTCTCCGACGCGCTGGCGACACATTTCCACGAGCAGAAGCGGGACGACCTGCTGAAGTTCCTCTGATCGCCCGCTGGCGATGCACTACACGACGCGATTCGTCAGCGACTCCCCCTCCCGCTGTCGCCGCAGGTTCTCGCGGACGATGGTCGCCACTCGCTCGTAATACTCCTCGTTGAACCCCGCGGCGTGGGGCGTCAGGATCACTTCGTCGCGGTCCCAGAGCGTCGAGTCGGCGGGGAGGGGTTCGGTCTCGAACACGTCGAGGCCGGCACCCGAGATTTCGCTGGCATCGAGGGCGTCGACGAGGGCCGACTGGTCCACGACGGGGCCGCGAGCGACGTTGATCACGTAGGCGTCGTCGCGCATGGCCTCGAACTCCGGGGTAGACATCATCTTCTCGGTGTCGTCGGTCAGCGGCACCGCGAGGGCGACGAACCGAGCGTCCGCGATGGCGTCGTGGAGGTCCTCGGGCGGGTACACCTCGTCGACGCCGTCGACGGGCGTGGGGGTGCGCTTGACGCCGGTCACGTCCATCCCGAGCGCCGAGGCGCGGGTGGCGATACCGCGGCCGAGCGTCCCGAGGCCGACGACGCAGGCCGACTCCCGGCGCAGGGGGAAGGCGTCGTCCCACGCGGGTTTGACCCACTCGCCGCGCTCCTGATTCGACCGGTGGGCGTGCAGGCGGCGGGCAAAGGAGAGCATGAGACCGACCGCCGTCTCACCGACCACGTCGCCGTGGATGCCGGTGCTGTTGGTGAGGGCGATACCGCGCTCCTGCAGGGCGTCGAAGGGGAAGCGGTCGACGCCCGCCTGAATCGAGTGAATCCAGTCGAGGCCGGCGTCGAGGAAGTACTCCTCGTACTCGAACGTGACGAGGGCGTCGAGGGCGGTGAGGTCGTCGTCCGAATCGACGATTTCGACCGACGGGCCGGCGTCCGCGAGGGCGTCGCGGAAGACGGCCGCGGGAAACACCTCGTCGACCGACTCGTGGACGCCGAGTGTCGAAATGTGGGGCATGACGGCGGATTCAGAGCCGTTGCTCAAAAGCCTGTCTGCGAACCGAAGACGGTGGCTCGGGGAAATCCCTCGTCACAAGGGGCTCGGAGGGGGTAACCTTCGTCACGGCCACCGGTGGCCGTTGGTCGCGCGGCGTCAAGAATCCCGCGTCTCGGCCCGATCAGTCCCCCGCTTCCGCCGGCGTTTCGGCCGTCACCGCCACGTCGGCGGCACACGAGGCGACGCCCGCGTAGGCGACGAGGTCCTCGCCCAGCCGTTCGACCCGTTCACGGAGGTCTGAATCGGTCAACTCCCCGTCCGCGAACTGTGCGTGCGAGTCGGGGACTGCGGCCTGGTGCGGGAGCACCCACGCGTCGAGTGCCCGCGCGACGGTCCGCAGGTGATCCAGCGCGGCCGTCGGGAACGCGCCGCCGGCGACGGCAAGCAGGCCGACCGTCGTCTCCTCGAACTCGTCGAACCCGCAGTAGTCGAGCGCCGTCTTCAGCGGCGATGCGACGGAGCCGTGGTACATCGGCGTGGCGAGCAACACGGCGTCGGCCGCCCGCACGCGCCGGCGGAGCATCTCCGCGTCCCCCGCGTCGGGCCGGTCGGGGTCGAAAAGCGGCAGGTCGAGACTCGCGAGGTCGACGTGATCCGTCTCCGCACCCGCCCGCCGTGCCTGCGCCAGTGCGATGTCGACGGCCGTCGCCGTGTGGCTGCCGTCACGCTGACTCCCTGTGATTGCCACAACGTTCGGCTTCTCTATCATTTTCGATCTATTCGAAACCGAGGGCAGGGAGTCAGTTAAGCGATTCGTGGATTCGGTTCCAGTAAGGAATCCGATATTACGTTTCGACCGTGACCGCGAGATCCGTGTCGACGAGCGCGGTCAGGGGGTCGCCGTCCGGCGGGTGCGCGGTGACCGCGACGGTGAGCGGGTGCGCCTCGCGAACCGACACCGCGTCGGCGTCGATTAGGAATCCCAGTTCCCACAGCGGCGTCTCGCGCACGTCGAGGCCGCGCTCCCACAGCCGTCCCGTCACGTGCGGGCGATGCAGGAGGACGACGCCCACGGGAACGAAACTGTAGAAGCTACAGCGTCGGCAGTCGAGCGAGACGACGGCGGGATGGTCGCGAGCGAAGAACTCGTCGTAACGGTCGAGATCCTCCAGCACACCGATACAGAGGCCGGATTCGGTCGTTTCCTCCGCGATCTCCCGTTCGACACGCCCGGCGCAGAAGGGGCAGACGCCGTCGAGTGCGCACCCCCAGACGAGGCGGGTGCGGCGGTCGAACGCCGCGGCCACCTCCCGGGGCGTCCGGTCGGCGACGCTGCCGG
This window encodes:
- a CDS encoding patatin-like phospholipase family protein, whose translation is MTDDRTTVAIACQGGGSHTAFTAGVLRRLLDEPDADYDPVAFTGTSGGALCALLAWYGLRTDGPAAARASLADFWTNMAARGPLDSLVNFGVVSVARLLDAGFPVAQISPAYNAGARMAQRRLRNAIEAEVDPAVLDDLVSVDDPPAPKLLVSAVDATDGTFEIFTDRPAEAADDLDPATAWLEERPKPLSVDAVLASASVPTIFEGIRMADEPGGPTHEYWDGLFSQNPPIRNLLDGPDRAAGKPDEIWLVRINPRVQRGDLSTLAEIADRRNELAGSLSLAQELHFVDQVNDWIDDGVLPQDRYKPVTVREIALDESQLDGDRPLRTASKLNRRSGFIEDLMALGARQADEFLDDPAAHRLLGPA
- a CDS encoding DUF367 family protein, translated to MDCHVRYAGDDDPDKCTARKLARFDLVELHRSDRATPYGVVLNPHAEQALSPADAADTETLVALDCSWESAGEARFSLPGNHRALPYLVAANPVNFGKPFRLTTVEALAAGLVILGHRPHAERLLSKFTWGETFLDLNDEPLRRYAACDDSADVVAVQGEYLDR
- a CDS encoding NOG1 family protein, whose amino-acid sequence is MIFEGLPTTPWSEELIDKAFSRAARSGRAKSGVEAQQSMLQTAGNILSDNLENVVTEWPDFGVVDPFYRELADAVLRREMGTRIADDGSEQVGIDALRASLSEVTWASRQVEEIQREYNRKLRKTDAETARKHRKQAFARMADVVEEVADDLRRIGEARDALRDLPDIRPDEPTIVVAGYPNVGKSSFVNAVTRADNEIARYPFTTRGIQIGHFERDHIRYQIIDTPGLLDRPEAERNDIESQAVSALAHLADAVLFVVDASESCGYPLEAQLDLRDAVVDRFDAPVLTVCNKSDRSRDVEADAYMSISEGENVDDVLDLAVETVDWEPDLPSR
- a CDS encoding SIMPL domain-containing protein — protein: MKRVIVLTLVAVVLLAGCTAPLQTGASDADSSSTISVSATGSATADPDRAVVSVAVETTADSADGARAQVARDVESVRTALANANIPDANVTTTGFGIAPEYDFTDGDRRVVGYRAVHSLAVEATPARAGEIIDLAVGAGATRIDGVHFTLSDERRADLRATALDRAMASARTDADGLAAAADLSVVGVQHVTTGADFTPYPATRFEDAAGGTVLQPAPVSVTTTVDVTYSAR
- a CDS encoding 5-formyltetrahydrofolate cyclo-ligase produces the protein MDKQALRERVWDDLEESGEARFPFPPHGRIPNFAGASEAAGRLTATAEWQAADTVKSNPDAPQLPVRRAALRAGKTVYVAVPRLRDEHPFRRLDPDAIDDYDAATTVSGIDEYGTPVDPEEMARIDLIVSGSVAVNEVGARVGKGEGYSDLEFAVLRGFDLVDDGTTTATTVHERQVVADVPSPAAHDVPMDLVVTPERVVRSVGGSKPSGIDWNALDDERIEAMPILVRLREV
- the engB gene encoding GTP-binding protein EngB gives rise to the protein MFEDRPDRDEVVLVGRSNVGKSTLMRELTGYSVSTGRKPGVTRQPNHFDWVSENFMFTDLPGFGFMSGVPEEQREQIKTDVVRYIEANADDILAGVLVVDGKSVIDIIDRHSGEDEIPHDVELFHFLRELEIPTVVAVNKMDKVDDRDERLDDLCDRLGILPPWQQWQDTIAPICAKRGDIDALSDALATHFHEQKRDDLLKFL
- the ddh gene encoding D-2-hydroxyacid dehydrogenase → MPHISTLGVHESVDEVFPAAVFRDALADAGPSVEIVDSDDDLTALDALVTFEYEEYFLDAGLDWIHSIQAGVDRFPFDALQERGIALTNSTGIHGDVVGETAVGLMLSFARRLHAHRSNQERGEWVKPAWDDAFPLRRESACVVGLGTLGRGIATRASALGMDVTGVKRTPTPVDGVDEVYPPEDLHDAIADARFVALAVPLTDDTEKMMSTPEFEAMRDDAYVINVARGPVVDQSALVDALDASEISGAGLDVFETEPLPADSTLWDRDEVILTPHAAGFNEEYYERVATIVRENLRRQREGESLTNRVV
- a CDS encoding NADPH-dependent FMN reductase, with the translated sequence MIEKPNVVAITGSQRDGSHTATAVDIALAQARRAGAETDHVDLASLDLPLFDPDRPDAGDAEMLRRRVRAADAVLLATPMYHGSVASPLKTALDYCGFDEFEETTVGLLAVAGGAFPTAALDHLRTVARALDAWVLPHQAAVPDSHAQFADGELTDSDLRERVERLGEDLVAYAGVASCAADVAVTAETPAEAGD
- a CDS encoding winged helix-turn-helix domain-containing protein, with the translated sequence MDERSVDAPTDPEDAFLTLSNDLRLEILLALWEAPGFSLSFAELRKAVDERDSGTFTYHLSELVGHFVGETESGYELQYPGHRVLDAIQSGVFHQQGTVGPVELDGDCLECEASLTFEYDTDYIGRVGCEACDERVLEWPFDPGSVADRTPREVAAAFDRRTRLVWGCALDGVCPFCAGRVEREIAEETTESGLCIGVLEDLDRYDEFFARDHPAVVSLDCRRCSFYSFVPVGVVLLHRPHVTGRLWERGLDVRETPLWELGFLIDADAVSVREAHPLTVAVTAHPPDGDPLTALVDTDLAVTVET